In Spirosoma aureum, a single genomic region encodes these proteins:
- the fbp gene encoding class 1 fructose-bisphosphatase, which yields MITFVDTVVPITAQSTQPDLALPVGTTLDRFILSEQSAFPFATGELSQLLRDIALASKIINREINRAGLIDVTGATGTDNVQGESQQKLDVIANIRFIRALKNGGEVCAIISEEEDDIILTGNPNGKYVVAIDPLDGSSNIDVNVSIGTIFSIYRRVSPVGSVPTLADLLQGGRQQVAAGYVLYGSSTILVFTTGQGVNGFTLDQSLGEYILSHTDIKQPRTGSIFSCNEGNVAEYPDKIQTYLNTCRQRRMTGRYIGSLVADFHRNLIKGGIYLYPSTRKSPGGKLRLLYECFPMAFIAEQAGGKATDGRQAILDITPTDLHQRLVLYVGSPDLIDELLTTI from the coding sequence ATGATTACCTTTGTAGATACGGTTGTACCCATAACGGCGCAATCTACCCAACCGGATCTGGCTCTTCCGGTTGGCACCACCCTGGATCGCTTCATCCTGAGTGAACAGAGTGCATTTCCGTTTGCTACGGGAGAACTGTCGCAGTTGTTGCGTGACATTGCGTTGGCCAGCAAGATTATTAACCGTGAAATTAATCGGGCGGGATTAATCGATGTGACGGGTGCCACCGGAACGGATAACGTGCAGGGCGAATCGCAGCAAAAACTCGACGTTATTGCTAACATTCGGTTTATTCGTGCACTCAAGAATGGTGGCGAAGTCTGCGCCATTATCTCGGAAGAAGAAGATGATATAATTCTGACGGGCAACCCCAATGGTAAATACGTCGTAGCCATCGATCCGCTGGATGGATCCTCCAATATCGACGTTAACGTTTCTATTGGGACGATTTTCTCCATTTACCGTCGAGTGTCGCCCGTCGGCTCCGTACCTACACTTGCCGACTTGCTCCAAGGTGGTCGGCAGCAGGTGGCGGCCGGGTACGTACTATACGGTTCATCGACCATCCTGGTGTTTACGACCGGGCAGGGTGTCAACGGCTTTACACTCGATCAGTCGCTGGGCGAATATATTCTTTCTCACACTGATATAAAGCAGCCCCGGACAGGTTCGATTTTTTCGTGCAACGAAGGGAACGTAGCGGAATACCCGGATAAGATCCAGACGTATTTGAATACCTGCAGACAACGCCGGATGACAGGTCGCTACATTGGCTCGCTGGTGGCCGATTTTCACCGAAATCTAATTAAAGGCGGTATTTACCTTTATCCGTCTACGCGTAAATCACCGGGAGGGAAACTCAGGCTGCTGTACGAATGCTTCCCAATGGCGTTCATTGCCGAACAGGCTGGTGGAAAAGCAACCGACGGCAGGCAGGCTATTCTCGACATTACCCCCACAGATTTGCACCAGCGATTGGTGCTGTATGTAGGTTCGCCTGATCTGATCGACGAGTTGCTTACGACAATATAA
- a CDS encoding MFS transporter, producing the protein MKKRYQLILVFVVFAIITYLDRNSISSVGDDITRELGLSDQQWGIVMSAFSLAYGAFEIPTGLLVDRVGPRKTLFRIVLWWSAFTLLTGLATGFYFLLIVRFLFGAGEAGAFPTVSVAIARWFPSIERGRMQSIVWMGSRMGGAMAPIMSIQLAESFGWRGVFYLFGGLGLLWAAYWFWWFRDEPRDIKGITPDEIIEIEASRTVKAVSHKLLSWKMVFGNSSIWALMGMYHCLLYGAYFYMSWMPKYLQNGRGIPKSQLGWMVSLPFILGIFGCLAGGFASDYFTKKRGLTFGRRYVGMFGLVMAGICMIAGSLTKDSSIAIVLLGLGLAFKDFTLPVSWSAATDIGGQHAGAVSGTMGLAGQLGSAIMATAFGFILHTTGSYEIPVRLIGGIVIVGGLLWFRIDASQQLRDEPELSVKPKEIVA; encoded by the coding sequence ATGAAAAAACGCTATCAACTCATTCTTGTATTCGTCGTTTTTGCGATTATCACCTACCTCGACCGCAATTCCATTTCGTCAGTAGGCGACGATATCACGCGCGAACTTGGCCTGTCTGACCAGCAGTGGGGCATAGTTATGTCGGCGTTTTCGCTGGCCTACGGAGCTTTTGAAATTCCAACCGGCTTGCTGGTCGACCGGGTGGGACCCCGTAAGACCCTTTTCCGCATTGTACTCTGGTGGTCGGCTTTTACGCTGTTGACAGGTCTTGCTACTGGCTTTTACTTCCTGTTGATCGTTCGGTTTTTGTTCGGGGCAGGCGAAGCAGGTGCGTTTCCGACCGTATCGGTAGCCATTGCCCGATGGTTCCCGTCGATCGAACGGGGCCGTATGCAGTCGATTGTCTGGATGGGTAGCCGAATGGGTGGAGCAATGGCACCTATTATGTCGATCCAGTTAGCCGAAAGTTTTGGCTGGCGGGGCGTGTTTTACCTGTTTGGCGGGTTGGGGCTGCTCTGGGCGGCTTACTGGTTCTGGTGGTTCCGCGACGAACCTCGCGACATCAAGGGGATCACTCCCGACGAAATTATCGAAATCGAAGCCAGTCGCACCGTAAAGGCCGTATCACACAAGCTACTTTCCTGGAAAATGGTATTCGGTAACTCCAGCATCTGGGCGCTGATGGGTATGTATCATTGCCTGCTCTACGGAGCTTATTTCTACATGTCGTGGATGCCCAAATATTTGCAGAACGGGCGGGGTATTCCCAAATCGCAGTTGGGATGGATGGTATCGCTTCCGTTCATATTAGGGATATTCGGCTGTCTGGCCGGTGGATTTGCCTCCGATTATTTCACAAAAAAACGGGGACTAACCTTTGGTCGTCGCTACGTGGGTATGTTTGGGCTAGTCATGGCGGGCATCTGCATGATTGCCGGTTCACTCACCAAAGATAGTAGCATCGCTATTGTACTGTTGGGGTTGGGACTTGCCTTTAAAGACTTCACGCTGCCCGTGTCGTGGTCGGCCGCGACCGACATTGGTGGGCAACATGCCGGGGCAGTGTCGGGTACGATGGGCCTGGCCGGACAGTTGGGATCGGCCATTATGGCTACTGCCTTCGGCTTCATCCTACACACCACAGGGAGCTACGAAATTCCGGTTCGGCTGATCGGCGGCATCGTTATAGTGGGCGGTCTGCTATGGTTCAGGATCGACGCCAGCCAGCAACTCCGCGACGAACCAGAACTGTCCGTAAAGCCGAAAGAAATTGTTGCCTGA
- a CDS encoding DMT family transporter, with translation MSSTNPPCLNGISRSIQYMVLSTLCFTIMQSLIKLLPQFNSAQHIFFRSMIGWLMSVACLRYTGVSLVGKNQSMLVFRGLVGSISMFSFFYILTHIPFGSAVAFKYLSPIATAAFAVVFLGERVSNRQWLFYAITFSGVLLLKGFNPRISVFDMGIGLLSAVSGGLLAIIIRHIGDDDHPLVILHYFMAISAMLGGVGALTDWHTPTLADIGWLLLIGIVGFWAQNFMTKSIQAPTEDISFLAIIRYSEVFFAIIVGYVAFDEHYSWQSILGMVLIFTGQLLSFRRRARPADNAKQLDL, from the coding sequence ATGTCTTCTACTAACCCACCCTGTCTGAATGGAATCAGCCGATCCATTCAGTATATGGTTCTGAGCACGCTCTGCTTCACCATTATGCAGTCGCTGATTAAGCTGTTGCCTCAGTTCAACAGTGCCCAGCACATCTTTTTTCGGTCAATGATCGGCTGGTTGATGAGCGTGGCCTGCCTGCGCTATACCGGGGTATCGCTAGTGGGTAAAAATCAGTCTATGCTGGTTTTTCGGGGGCTGGTGGGGTCAATCTCGATGTTTTCATTTTTCTACATTCTCACTCACATTCCGTTTGGATCGGCGGTAGCGTTCAAATACCTGTCACCAATCGCCACTGCTGCCTTCGCGGTGGTATTTCTCGGCGAACGAGTGTCGAATCGGCAGTGGTTGTTCTACGCCATTACGTTTTCGGGAGTGTTGCTTCTAAAAGGGTTCAACCCACGCATCAGCGTGTTCGACATGGGCATTGGGCTGCTGTCGGCGGTGTCGGGTGGATTATTGGCCATTATCATCCGGCATATCGGCGACGACGATCATCCACTGGTCATTCTGCACTACTTTATGGCTATTTCAGCCATGCTGGGTGGAGTAGGCGCGTTGACTGACTGGCACACGCCAACGCTGGCCGATATAGGCTGGCTGCTGCTGATTGGTATAGTGGGGTTCTGGGCCCAGAACTTCATGACCAAATCCATCCAGGCACCTACCGAAGACATTAGCTTTCTAGCCATTATCCGCTATTCTGAAGTCTTTTTCGCCATTATCGTTGGGTACGTTGCGTTCGATGAGCACTATTCCTGGCAAAGTATTCTGGGTATGGTTTTGATTTTTACCGGCCAGCTATTGTCGTTTCGCCGACGGGCCCGGCCTGCTGACAACGCAAAACAGCTCGACCTCTAA
- a CDS encoding 4-oxalomesaconate tautomerase, translating to MKRLTALLIGLLYWNAGIYPMLAQCQAIAPPANAIPCVFMRGGTSRGPFLDLRDLPRNRAERDAILLRIMGSPDARQIDGLGGAETVTSKVVMAQPSTRPGIDVDYLFAQIDLENPLVDTLPPCGNMMAGVGPFAIEKGWVKVTNPETKVMIYNINTNSVIEEIVQTPNGRVQYNGTARIDGVPGTAAPILMNLFDQVGSKTKKLLPTGHLKDRIDSLDVSILDAGTVMVLLRADAIGLTGGEDETFFKTNRALMERLERIRREAGRLAGLGDVSNSVLPKIGILSTPQTEAANIRSRYLTPHSLHPSHAVTGAICIGTALKIKGTVASEVGRENGKPTELVVIEHPAGVIEVNIELDRQGDQIQVRKVGTMRTARKLMQGYVFY from the coding sequence ATGAAACGCCTTACCGCACTCCTGATTGGACTTCTGTACTGGAACGCCGGTATATACCCAATGCTGGCCCAGTGCCAAGCGATTGCACCACCCGCCAACGCCATTCCATGCGTGTTTATGCGTGGAGGCACATCGCGTGGCCCGTTCCTGGACCTACGCGATCTGCCACGCAACCGCGCCGAGCGCGACGCGATTCTACTGCGGATCATGGGGTCGCCTGACGCCCGGCAAATTGACGGACTGGGTGGAGCAGAAACCGTAACGAGTAAGGTCGTAATGGCCCAGCCGTCGACTCGCCCCGGCATCGACGTCGATTACCTGTTCGCTCAGATCGATCTGGAAAATCCACTCGTCGATACCCTCCCACCTTGTGGTAACATGATGGCGGGCGTTGGTCCGTTTGCCATCGAGAAGGGCTGGGTAAAGGTCACCAATCCCGAAACGAAGGTGATGATCTACAATATCAACACGAATTCTGTCATTGAGGAGATCGTGCAGACTCCCAACGGTCGGGTGCAGTATAACGGTACGGCCCGGATCGACGGTGTGCCGGGAACGGCGGCCCCCATCCTCATGAACCTGTTTGATCAGGTCGGTAGCAAAACAAAGAAACTTCTTCCCACTGGCCACCTCAAAGACCGAATCGACAGCCTGGACGTGTCGATTCTGGACGCGGGCACGGTGATGGTGCTGCTACGGGCCGATGCCATTGGCCTAACGGGGGGCGAAGACGAAACTTTTTTTAAAACGAACCGGGCATTGATGGAACGGCTGGAACGCATCCGCCGGGAAGCTGGTCGGCTGGCGGGGCTGGGTGACGTATCGAACAGTGTACTACCCAAGATTGGTATTCTCTCGACACCCCAGACTGAAGCAGCCAATATCCGGTCACGATATCTGACTCCACATAGCTTGCACCCCAGCCACGCGGTTACAGGGGCTATCTGTATCGGTACGGCCTTGAAGATCAAAGGCACCGTAGCCAGTGAAGTTGGCCGCGAAAACGGCAAACCGACCGAACTTGTCGTAATCGAGCATCCAGCGGGCGTGATCGAAGTCAACATTGAACTCGACAGACAGGGCGATCAGATTCAGGTTCGGAAGGTCGGTACGATGCGAACAGCCCGCAAATTAATGCAGGGATATGTCTTCTACTAA
- the tcuA gene encoding FAD-dependent tricarballylate dehydrogenase TcuA — translation MTIIPNQGELPGVDVLIIGSGSAAMCAGISALENGAHVLMVEKADALEWGGNSRYTAGAMRFAFDSYEDLKPLIRDLTDDRLANTDFGSYPKEQFLADLQYFNQGEPPTETQQFLVDESLSVMQWLSSHNIRFDPSYARQSFLKDGRHTFWGGLALDVEGEGDGLVRAERAEFERLGGTILYNCSAEEVVMQNGKMGGVRCLRSGIPLWIPCRTVVLGCGGFEASKELRTQFLGDAWTDAKVRGTRHNTGKGLELATKLGAALRGNFGGCHAVPMDKNMPDYGNTDLPHNERKHYRKISYLYGLMLNALGERFVDEGLDMRNYTYAQFGKAIIEQPGNVAWQLFDASVEPYLYADYRFRFASVVEADTLSDLIGKLDGIDQATALRTVDAYNRATEISHHIPFDPTRKDGKRTQGLSPEKTNWANPLTTPPFKAYPVTCGITFTYGGLAVNRNGEVLNATDEPIPGLFACGELVGGVFFHGYPGGSGLTSGAVFGRYAGKSAAQYSLQKPSSLNS, via the coding sequence ATGACGATTATACCTAACCAGGGCGAATTGCCAGGTGTCGACGTATTAATTATCGGGAGCGGAAGTGCGGCCATGTGCGCAGGCATTTCGGCCCTCGAAAACGGTGCTCATGTGTTGATGGTCGAAAAGGCCGATGCCCTGGAGTGGGGAGGCAATAGCCGCTACACAGCCGGAGCTATGCGCTTCGCCTTCGATTCTTACGAGGATCTGAAGCCCCTGATCCGCGATCTGACCGACGATCGGTTGGCAAATACTGATTTCGGCAGCTACCCGAAAGAGCAGTTCCTAGCCGACCTCCAGTATTTTAACCAGGGCGAACCACCCACCGAAACCCAGCAGTTTCTGGTCGATGAAAGCCTGAGCGTCATGCAGTGGCTATCGAGTCATAATATTCGTTTCGACCCAAGCTATGCCCGGCAGAGTTTTCTGAAAGACGGGCGGCATACGTTCTGGGGCGGGTTGGCCCTTGACGTAGAAGGTGAAGGCGACGGGCTGGTACGAGCCGAACGGGCGGAGTTTGAACGATTGGGGGGAACGATCCTGTACAATTGCTCCGCGGAAGAAGTCGTGATGCAGAATGGAAAAATGGGGGGCGTGCGATGCCTGCGCTCCGGAATACCTCTCTGGATTCCGTGCCGGACAGTGGTGCTGGGCTGCGGGGGATTTGAAGCCAGTAAAGAACTACGAACGCAGTTTCTTGGCGATGCCTGGACCGACGCCAAGGTGCGGGGCACGCGCCACAACACGGGTAAGGGTCTCGAACTGGCCACTAAACTGGGGGCGGCTCTGCGAGGCAATTTTGGCGGATGCCATGCCGTGCCGATGGATAAGAACATGCCCGACTATGGCAACACCGACCTGCCGCACAACGAACGCAAGCACTACCGAAAAATATCATACCTGTACGGATTGATGCTCAACGCGCTCGGAGAGCGGTTCGTCGATGAAGGGTTGGATATGCGAAACTACACCTATGCCCAGTTCGGTAAAGCAATCATCGAGCAGCCAGGAAACGTAGCCTGGCAGCTTTTCGACGCCAGTGTCGAACCATATCTCTACGCTGACTATCGATTCCGGTTCGCAAGCGTAGTGGAAGCCGATACCCTGAGCGACCTGATCGGGAAACTCGACGGCATCGATCAGGCTACTGCCTTGAGGACCGTTGACGCGTATAATCGGGCCACTGAAATCAGTCATCACATACCGTTCGATCCCACCCGAAAAGATGGAAAACGAACCCAGGGCCTTTCTCCCGAAAAAACCAACTGGGCTAATCCGCTTACCACTCCGCCGTTCAAAGCCTATCCCGTTACATGCGGTATTACCTTCACGTACGGTGGCCTGGCCGTAAATCGAAACGGCGAAGTGCTAAACGCTACTGATGAACCGATCCCAGGACTGTTTGCCTGTGGCGAACTTGTGGGGGGCGTTTTCTTCCACGGGTACCCTGGCGGCTCCGGCCTGACTTCTGGTGCAGTTTTCGGGCGGTACGCGGGCAAGTCGGCAGCACAATACAGCCTTCAGAAACCATCTTCGCTAAACTCATGA
- a CDS encoding TonB-dependent receptor produces the protein MHFFITRHSLLLKLMKLSCAPLLVTLLFSGLTYATEIRAQEVLDRTVTLQCYNQQLERVLAQLETLAQVKFVFSSRLIQSNRLVTFSIRQEPLSNVLNQLLQPLQLSYEVSGNKIILNRSTGAHPNAPRLASMETMTGKVLDERGEAMPGVSIVIKGTQRGTVTSPEGLFSIDANMGETLIFSYIGYSSRELVIESFTPLTIGMKQSEASLSEVVVVGSRFAQPRTDVDRPVAIDVINAKELQTSGQVDLGQAITFAAPSFNAVKFGINDAAPFVDPATLRGLGPDQVLVLVNNKRRHKVSFLSINDGVGKGQVGTDINAVPALSLKRVEVLRDGAAAQYGSDAIAGVINLELNDAAEGGSVNVFTGIGYSKPNLDVTRHTPPALITDGATYNLNANFGLKLARRGFVNTTLTYSHTDGYDRSGSYKASSGFFVADPVQDALLVKQNNIDLKQAVLGSARNTTYGLFINAGLPLNNNWQLYGFGGYTHKHVVTGVFTRAPSNTRRSVLSIFPNGYNPEAPANLLDYSLTAGIKGKPGNWNSDFSLSQSMNQVDWYANNTVNPSLGDQSPTSFYVGQTRITQSLFNADIARTFRQGSYPNFNLGAGTEIRYETYRLRSGDPSSYEAGPLRQTKDVGSSGREGFSDRAAGQWGRTNVGVYVEGESDLTRKLLVGAAVRFENYSDFGSNLSYKLNSRYKIAEPFAVRASFSRGFRAPSMTQTYYSNYINISFDNNNNSIINPIIPASSVLAQKLGVDGLKQEISWDYSAGITSKIGQHFTLTADLYQIDVNNRIMLSGNINVSKITQFVAAGFPQSANVFVNAIDTRTRGFELVTTYNRLLGVKSKLGINLAYSSMNTTLRATRKTSTGVEVADQVATLYITEGLPKGKFIGTLSYDFGKIGLMLRGSRFGQVSDPLATLAQKPTDINAPTYQVFGAKTLFDASVTFRPTRKLSIIGMANNIFDVYPSLLQVPQTANEVVFSRRTNQFGMQGRFLNLTVNYAF, from the coding sequence ATGCATTTTTTCATTACCCGGCATTCACTGTTGCTCAAACTCATGAAATTGAGTTGCGCCCCGTTACTCGTCACTCTACTATTTTCCGGACTGACCTACGCTACCGAAATCAGAGCCCAGGAAGTACTTGACCGAACCGTAACGCTTCAATGCTACAATCAGCAGCTCGAACGTGTGCTGGCCCAGCTTGAAACGCTTGCGCAGGTAAAGTTTGTCTTCAGTTCCCGGCTGATTCAGAGCAATCGGCTGGTGACATTCAGTATTCGACAGGAACCTCTATCAAACGTACTGAATCAGTTACTACAACCCCTGCAACTGAGCTACGAAGTGAGCGGCAACAAAATTATCCTGAACCGTTCGACCGGCGCACACCCAAACGCACCTCGGCTCGCCAGTATGGAAACTATGACTGGAAAAGTATTGGACGAGCGGGGCGAAGCCATGCCGGGCGTCAGCATAGTGATCAAAGGAACCCAACGTGGTACGGTCACTAGTCCCGAGGGCCTTTTTAGCATCGACGCCAACATGGGCGAAACGCTAATCTTCTCGTACATCGGCTATAGTAGCCGGGAGCTGGTCATCGAAAGCTTTACTCCGCTCACCATTGGGATGAAACAGTCGGAAGCCAGCCTGTCGGAAGTCGTTGTGGTAGGATCGCGGTTTGCCCAACCCCGTACGGATGTCGACAGGCCCGTGGCTATTGACGTTATAAACGCCAAAGAACTTCAAACGTCAGGACAAGTCGATCTGGGGCAGGCTATTACGTTCGCAGCTCCCTCGTTCAACGCCGTTAAGTTCGGGATCAATGATGCGGCCCCTTTTGTCGATCCAGCTACGTTGCGTGGCCTGGGCCCCGATCAGGTGCTGGTGCTGGTTAATAATAAGCGTCGGCACAAAGTATCGTTTCTGAGCATCAATGATGGTGTCGGAAAAGGACAAGTGGGAACGGACATTAACGCCGTGCCAGCTTTATCACTAAAACGGGTCGAGGTACTGCGCGACGGAGCGGCTGCTCAATACGGCTCCGATGCCATTGCGGGGGTTATCAACCTCGAACTCAACGATGCCGCCGAAGGAGGTTCGGTCAATGTATTCACGGGAATCGGCTATTCCAAACCGAATCTGGACGTGACCAGACATACGCCACCTGCGCTTATCACCGACGGGGCCACGTATAACCTGAACGCTAATTTTGGACTAAAACTGGCCCGACGCGGCTTTGTTAACACCACGCTTACCTACTCGCACACGGATGGCTACGATCGATCGGGTTCATACAAAGCATCAAGCGGCTTCTTTGTCGCAGACCCCGTACAGGATGCACTGCTTGTCAAACAGAACAACATCGACCTGAAACAGGCCGTGCTGGGATCGGCCCGCAATACCACCTATGGGTTGTTCATCAACGCGGGCCTGCCGCTCAACAACAACTGGCAACTCTACGGCTTTGGCGGTTACACGCACAAGCACGTCGTAACGGGTGTGTTTACCAGGGCTCCGTCAAACACTCGCCGATCGGTGCTGTCTATCTTTCCGAACGGCTACAACCCGGAAGCACCAGCCAATCTGCTGGATTACTCGCTGACGGCTGGAATAAAAGGGAAACCGGGAAACTGGAATAGCGATTTCAGCCTCTCACAAAGCATGAACCAGGTCGACTGGTATGCCAATAATACGGTAAATCCCAGTTTGGGCGATCAGTCGCCGACGTCGTTCTACGTTGGGCAAACCCGCATAACACAATCCCTGTTCAATGCCGATATTGCCCGTACTTTCCGCCAGGGAAGTTATCCGAACTTCAACCTCGGTGCGGGTACGGAAATACGCTACGAAACCTACCGGTTGCGCTCTGGCGATCCGTCTTCCTACGAAGCTGGTCCACTCCGACAAACCAAAGATGTAGGGTCGTCGGGGCGGGAAGGCTTCAGCGACCGGGCAGCCGGTCAGTGGGGGCGCACCAATGTTGGGGTGTATGTCGAAGGAGAGAGCGATCTGACCCGGAAACTATTGGTAGGAGCCGCCGTACGGTTTGAAAACTACAGCGACTTCGGCTCCAACCTGTCGTACAAACTCAACTCCCGCTACAAGATCGCTGAACCATTTGCTGTTCGAGCCTCGTTCAGCCGGGGGTTTCGAGCGCCGTCCATGACGCAGACTTACTACAGTAACTACATTAATATCTCGTTCGATAACAACAACAATTCGATCATCAATCCCATTATTCCAGCTTCGTCGGTTCTGGCGCAAAAGTTGGGTGTCGACGGGCTGAAGCAGGAAATCTCGTGGGATTATTCGGCGGGGATCACTTCGAAAATCGGCCAGCATTTTACCCTTACAGCTGACCTGTATCAGATCGACGTTAATAACCGCATCATGCTCTCAGGCAATATCAATGTCTCAAAAATTACGCAGTTCGTAGCCGCTGGTTTCCCGCAATCGGCCAATGTATTCGTCAACGCCATCGACACGCGTACCCGTGGTTTTGAGCTGGTCACGACTTACAATCGGCTTTTGGGAGTGAAGAGTAAACTGGGTATAAATCTGGCCTACTCGTCAATGAATACAACATTGCGGGCAACGCGCAAAACCTCGACAGGCGTCGAGGTAGCCGATCAGGTAGCAACGCTGTATATCACCGAAGGGCTGCCCAAAGGCAAGTTTATTGGAACCCTTTCCTATGACTTCGGTAAAATCGGGCTGATGCTGCGCGGGTCACGATTTGGGCAGGTATCGGACCCACTGGCGACACTGGCCCAGAAACCCACCGATATTAATGCACCGACTTATCAGGTGTTTGGGGCCAAGACTCTGTTTGATGCATCAGTAACGTTCCGGCCTACCCGGAAGCTGTCGATCATCGGCATGGCTAATAATATTTTCGACGTCTACCCTAGCCTGCTTCAGGTACCTCAAACGGCTAACGAAGTGGTATTCTCACGACGGACCAATCAATTCGGTATGCAGGGACGGTTTCTGAATCTGACCGTTAATTACGCATTTTGA
- a CDS encoding FecR family protein: MKTNRCVVVKPTYPLILDDLLTNEGFLNFYFQKNEADVWEWNEFLEDHPDQLPTVDAAVSILNRLSLKWSEEYIRQQFLQMQDSLTNTIHHPIARPLWDNNWVRWGLAASVLLAVGIWTYVYQTTIPASLYTQQVSQKDLIEQVNPNSEPLRVDLPDGSWIRLAKNSRLSYPARFTGAVREVYLDGDGFFDVARNPKQPFLVHAGEIVTKVLGTSFLVKARTDQEGVEVVVRTGKVSVYRETEVSRSVAVKKLQGVIITPNQQLVYNRKTDSFARSIVGSPQLIQPEAVVVFDFRNTPASTVFERIQRAYGIPIEYDADLMSDCPVTASLADESLYGKLNLVCRAIEAQYEVVDGQIIVNGKGCK; this comes from the coding sequence ATGAAGACCAACCGATGCGTCGTGGTGAAACCAACGTACCCGCTTATTCTTGACGACCTGCTAACCAACGAAGGCTTTCTGAACTTTTATTTTCAAAAAAACGAAGCCGACGTTTGGGAGTGGAATGAGTTTCTGGAAGACCATCCCGATCAGTTGCCGACGGTCGATGCCGCTGTTTCGATCTTAAACCGACTCTCACTCAAGTGGTCGGAGGAATACATCCGCCAGCAATTCCTTCAGATGCAGGACAGCCTGACCAACACAATCCACCATCCGATCGCTCGGCCACTCTGGGACAACAACTGGGTGCGGTGGGGGCTGGCCGCGTCGGTGCTGCTCGCCGTAGGCATATGGACCTACGTGTACCAAACCACCATTCCTGCTTCGCTTTACACCCAGCAGGTAAGCCAGAAAGATCTTATCGAGCAAGTCAACCCCAACAGTGAGCCGCTCCGCGTCGACCTGCCTGATGGTAGTTGGATTCGGCTGGCTAAAAACAGCCGACTAAGCTATCCCGCCCGGTTCACAGGAGCAGTCCGGGAGGTATATCTGGATGGTGACGGTTTTTTCGACGTGGCCCGGAATCCGAAGCAGCCCTTTCTGGTCCATGCTGGCGAAATTGTAACAAAGGTATTGGGAACCAGCTTTTTGGTGAAGGCTCGAACTGATCAGGAAGGAGTTGAGGTGGTGGTTCGGACGGGTAAAGTATCCGTCTATCGCGAAACAGAGGTTAGCCGATCGGTGGCTGTCAAAAAGCTTCAGGGCGTTATTATCACGCCCAATCAACAGCTTGTTTACAACCGAAAGACTGACAGTTTTGCCCGGAGCATCGTCGGGAGTCCGCAATTGATTCAGCCCGAAGCAGTAGTCGTTTTCGATTTTCGCAATACACCAGCTTCCACTGTCTTTGAGCGTATTCAACGAGCCTACGGGATTCCCATTGAATACGATGCTGATCTTATGAGCGATTGCCCGGTTACAGCGTCGCTGGCCGACGAATCACTATACGGTAAGCTGAATCTGGTCTGCCGGGCAATCGAAGCTCAGTATGAAGTCGTCGATGGACAGATCATCGTCAATGGAAAAGGCTGTAAATAA
- a CDS encoding RNA polymerase sigma factor has translation MNNAENGQYVDALILQALRQNDEKALQYLFNTYYNPLFRTGIKWSFDSTLTEEAIQAIFQDLWQYRHTLGDVVSFEAYLKGSLKKRLAKAVIKLQRTATEPLDGVYLPVTSYEEILVAQEEDAIRRSQLVQAMNELTSRQKQIITLKYFEELSYKEISEQTGLQIDSIYKTLHEALKRLKTLLKPI, from the coding sequence ATGAATAATGCAGAAAATGGTCAATATGTAGATGCTCTGATTCTTCAAGCCCTCAGGCAAAATGATGAGAAGGCGCTTCAGTATCTATTTAATACGTATTACAATCCACTTTTTCGGACTGGGATAAAATGGTCATTTGACAGTACCCTAACCGAAGAAGCCATTCAGGCGATCTTTCAGGATCTCTGGCAGTACAGGCACACACTAGGCGACGTGGTGTCGTTTGAAGCCTATCTGAAAGGTTCGTTAAAAAAAAGGCTTGCGAAAGCCGTAATCAAACTCCAGCGGACAGCTACAGAGCCGCTTGATGGGGTTTATCTACCTGTAACATCTTATGAAGAAATTCTCGTGGCACAGGAAGAAGATGCTATTCGGCGCAGTCAGCTTGTACAGGCGATGAATGAACTGACCTCTCGCCAGAAACAGATCATTACACTCAAATACTTTGAAGAACTGTCGTATAAAGAAATTTCAGAGCAGACAGGCCTCCAAATCGACAGTATTTATAAGACGTTACACGAAGCATTGAAGCGTTTAAAAACGCTGCTGAAGCCAATCTGA